The proteins below come from a single Miscanthus floridulus cultivar M001 chromosome 1, ASM1932011v1, whole genome shotgun sequence genomic window:
- the LOC136536120 gene encoding protein HOTHEAD-like — protein sequence MAPGLASSAALGVLAVVLGSSFLVALSEDEPLENLRFVRHAQDAPLVSQYNYIVIGGGTAGCPLAATLSEHSRVLLLERGGLPYRNMSNQQHFTDALADTSPASPAQRFVSEDGVVNARARVLGGGSCLNAGFYTRASNDYVRAAGWDTRLVNSSYRWVERALVFRPDVPPWQAALRDALLEAGVTPDNGFTFDHVPGTKIGGTIFDNSGQRHTAADFLRHARPRGLTVFLYATVSRILFRQQEGVPYPVAYGVVFTDPLGVQHRVYLRDGAKNEVILSAGTLGSPQLLMLSGVGPQAHLEAHGIQVLVDQPMVGQGVADNPMNSVFIPSPVPVTLSLVQVVGITRSGSFIEGVSGSEFGIPVSEGARRLARNFGLFSPQTGQLGTLPPKQRTPEALERAAEAMRRLDRRAFRGGFILEKILGPVSSGHIELRSADPRANPAVTFNYFQESEDLERCVHGIQTIERVIQSRAFANFTYANASVESIFTDSANFPVNLLPRHVNDSRTPEQYCRDTVMTIWHYHGGCQVGAVVDDDYRVFGVQRLRVIDSSTFKYSPGTNPQATVMMLGRYMGVKIQAERWRK from the exons ATGGCGCCTGGGCTTGCCAGCTCGGCCGCGCTGGGGGTTTTGGCCGTCGTTCTTGGTTCCTCATTCCTCGTCGCACTCTCGGAGGATG AACCACTGGAGAACCTGCGGTTCGTGCGCCACGCACAGGACGCGCCCCTGGTGTCGCAGTACAACTACATCGTCATCGGCGGCGGCACGGCGGGGTGCCCGCTGGCGGCGACGCTGTCGGAGCACTCGCGCGTGCTGCTCCTGGAGCGTGGGGGCCTGCCCTACCGCAACATGTCCAACCAGCAGCACTTCACGGACGCGCTGGCGGACACGTCCCCGGCGTCGCCCGCGCAGCGGTTCGTCTCCGAGGACGGCGTGGTGAACGCGCGGGCGCGGGTGCTGGGCGGTGGGAGCTGCCTCAACGCCGGGTTCTACACGCGGGCCAGCAACGACTACGTGCGCGCCGCCGGGTGGGACACCCGCCTCGTCAACTCGTCCTACCGCTGGGTGGAGCGCGCGCTCGTGTTCCGCCCCGACGTGCCCCCGTGGCAGGCCGCGCTCCGCGACGCGCTGCTCGAGGCCGGCGTCACGCCCGACAACGGGTTCACCTTCGACCACGTCCCGGGCACCAAGATCGGGGGCACCATCTTCGACAACAGCGGCCAGCGGCACACCGCCGCCGACTTCCTCCGCCACGCGCGACCCAGGGGGCTCACCGTGTTCCTCTACGCTACCGTCTCGAGGATCCTCTTCAGGCAGCAAGAGGGTGTGCCGTACCCGGTGGCGTACGGCGTGGTGTTCACGGACCCGCTCGGGGTGCAGCACCGGGTGTACCTCCGCGACGGCGCCAAGAACGAGGTGATCCTGTCCGCGGGGACGCTGGGGAGCCCGCAGCTGCTGATGCTGAGCGGCGTCGGCCCGCAGGCCCACCTGGAGGCGCACGGCATCCAGGTGCTGGTCGACCAGCCCATGGTCGGGCAGGGCGTGGCCGACAACCCCATGAACTCGGTGTTCATCCCGTCGCCGGTGCCCGTCACGCTCTCGCTCGTGCAGGTCGTCGGGATCACCCGCTCCGGCAGCTTCATCGAGGGCGTCAGCGGCTCCGAGTTCGGCATCCCCGTCTCTGAGGGCGCCCGCCGCCTAGCTCGCAACTTCGGCCTCTTCTCTCCTCAG ACCGGGCAGCTGGGCACGCTGCCGCCGAAGCAGAGAACCCCAGAGGCTCTGGAGCGCGCGGCGGAGGCGATGCGGCGGCTGGACAGGCGGGCGTTCCGGGGCGGCTTCATCCTGGAGAAGATCCTGGGCCCCGTCTCCTCCGGCCACATCGAGCTGCGGTCCGCCGACCCGCGGGCGAACCCGGCGGTGACGTTCAACTACTTCCAGGAGTCGGAGGACCTGGAGCGGTGCGTGCACGGCATCCAGACGATCGAGCGGGTGATCCAGTCCCGGGCCTTCGCCAACTTCACCTACGCCAACGCCTCCGTGGAGTCCATCTTCACCGACTCCGCCAACTTCCCCGTCAACCTCCTGCCGCGGCACGTCAACGACTCCCGGACGCCCGAGCAGTACTGCAGGGACACCGTCATGACCATCTGGCACTACCACGGCGGATGCCAGGTCGGCGCCGTCGTCGACGACGATTACCGGGTTTTCGGCGTGCAGCGGCTTAGGGTGATCGACAGCTCCACGTTCAAGTACTCCCCCGGGACCAACCCGCAGGCCACCGTCATGATGCTCGGAAGGTATATGGGGGTCAAAATTCAGGCCGAGAGGTGGAGGAAATGA
- the LOC136487020 gene encoding uncharacterized protein, whose translation MAGGQRRRSGAADVASWCSLLALVMVFGSLAGSGDEEEQYNRGGLVVRGARLAARPCDELYVVAKGETLHSISARCGDPYILEHNPHVHDPDDVFPGLVIKITPRAGNSNSNSAGANM comes from the coding sequence ATGGCCGGCGGACAGCGGCGTCGGTCGGGGGCGGCGGACGTGGCGTCGTGGTGCTCCCTGCTGGCGCTCGTGATGGTCTTTGGGTCGCTCGCCGGGTCGGGGGACGAGGAGGAGCAGTACAACAGAGGCGGGTTGGTGGTGCGCGGGGCGCGGCTGGCGGCGCGGCCGTGCGACGAGCTGTACGTGGTGGCGAAGGGGGAGACGCTGCACAGCATCAGCGCCAGGTGCGGCGACCCCTACATCCTGGAGCACAACCCGCACGTCCACGACCCCGACGACGTCTTCCCCGGCCTTGTCATCAAGATCACGCCGCGCGCCGGCAACTCCAACTCCAACTCCGCCGGCGCCAACATGTGA
- the LOC136487023 gene encoding uncharacterized protein, whose protein sequence is MAGAGGTTPPPPLRLKDLLELDCDSCSAAGFRCYPRRLGESSALTPMRHLLESSPSLRLRRRRPSKLSHFSRSLSRRLSRRGGFWSKRRDEEEDEDAAAAKTAASAGCGGSSSSEELETSSESSDNYSSRRTSRGSRSESDSSDLSSATEDSVHHHPSQAAAGDEHEVVAMERVVSKEGSSSGSEADDKEQLSPVAVMDFPFDDDDELTDAGLVCSLPSFSLARLQSRKTHKIRRFESRDEVAPLDLEARLATTSDPDGPAADVPPQQQMIHCRTGDAATPTCAGSVVHDVPDEDDDLISLLMGTPVSPDLDDVSERLLLDFFVEMKRRRSEAHDAEAELLLAGPAAAGGVLRRKAERVVDGEAAVAAAARGWLEGMGTERWGLADVLSGGAAIVAEMERGRRWMQVGEEEREVGAVVAGMLVDQLVGEVVRCLFV, encoded by the exons ATGGCTGGCGCGGGTGggacgacgccgccgccgccgctgaggcTCAAGGACCTCCTGGAGCTGGACTGCGACTCGTGCAGCGCCGCGGGGTTCCGCTGCTACCCGCGCCGCCTGGGCGAGTCGTCGGCGCTAACGCCAATGCGGCACCTCCTGGAGTCGTCGCCCTCCCTGCGCCTGCGGCGCCGCCGCCCGAGCAAGCTGTCCCACTTCTCCAGGAGCCTCTCGCGGCGGCTCAGCAGGCGGGGCGGCTTCTGGAGTAAGCGccgcgacgaggaggaggacgaggacgccgCGGCGGCGAAGACGGCCGCGTCCGCCGGCTGCGGCGGCTCTAGTAGCTCCGAGGAGCTGGAGACGTCGTCGGAGTCCAGCGACAACTACTCGTCCAGGAGGACGAGTAGGGGGTCGCGGTCCGAGTCCGACTCCTCGGACTTGTCGTCGGCCACCGAGGACAGCGTGCACCATCATCCTTCGCAGGCCGCCGCCGGAGACGAGCACGAG GTGGTGGCGATGGAGAGGGTGGTGTCCAAGGAGGGGTCCAGCTCGGGGTCGGAGGCGGACGACAAGGAGCAGCTCAGCCCCGTGGCCGTCATGGACTTCCccttcgacgacgacgacgagttgACGGACGCCGGCCTCGTGTGCTCCCTGCCTTCTTTCAGCCTCGCACGTCTCCAGA GTAGAAAGACGCACAAGATCCGACGGTTCGAGAGCCGCGACGAGGTGGCCCCCCTGGATCTCGAGGCGCGCCTCGCCACCACGTCAGACCCCGACGGCCCCGCCGCCGACGTCCCACCGCAGCAGCAGATGATCCATTGCCGTACAGGAGACGCGGCAACGCCGACGTGCGCGGGCAGCGTCGTCCACGACGTGCCAGACGAGGACGACGACCTTATTTCGCTGCTCATGGGCACGCCGGTATCGCCCGACTTGGACGACGTGTCCGAACGGCTTCTGCTCGACTTCTTCGTGGAGATGAAACGCCGGCGCTCGGAGGCGCACGACGCCGAGGCCGAGCTCCTCCTCGCTGGGCCGGCGGCGGCCGGTGGCGTGCTGCGACGGAAGGCTGAGCGGGTCGTAGACGGCGAGGCTGCTGTGGCCGCAGCGGCCAGGGGCTGGTTGGAGGGCATGGGAACCGAGCGATGGGGCTTGGCGGACGTGCTCAGCGGCGGGGCGGCCATCGTGGCGGAGATGGAGCGGGGCCGGCGGTGGATGCAGGTCGGCGAGGAGGAGCGGGAGGTCGGCGCTGTGGTGGCGGGGATGCTGGTGGATCAACTGGTGGGCGAGGTGGTGAGGTGTCTGTTTGTGTAG